A genome region from Eretmochelys imbricata isolate rEreImb1 chromosome 8, rEreImb1.hap1, whole genome shotgun sequence includes the following:
- the LOC144268874 gene encoding heme-binding protein 2-like, protein MIKSFKQRFLSLELQSPRWSSAEITVQDYELRHYETAKWASTVIKGKMQKEALRQGFWKLFHYIQGKNEKEMKIEMTVPVTCLVKSGCTDFKVSFFVPFEHQESPPQPTDPDVFIEERKGEAIFVRSFGGFASPEKYAEEAQALARTLKNAGQSFHEDFYYTAGYDSPFKLFYRHNEVWYFKK, encoded by the exons ATGATCAAGTCCTTCAAACAGAGATTTTTGTCACTGGAGCTGCAGTCACCCAGGTGGAGCTCAGCAGAGATCACG GTGCAAGATTACGAGCTGCGTCACTATGAGACGGCCAAATGGGCTAGCACAGTAATTAAAGGAAAGATGCAGAAGGAGGCATTGCGCCAGGGCTTCTGGAAACTCTTCCACTACATTCAGGGGAAGAATGAGAAAG AGATGAAGATTGAGATGACTGTGCCGGTGACGTGCCTGGTGAAATCTGGTTGCACAGACTTCAAGGTCTCATTCTTTGTGCCATTTGAGCACCAAGAGTCCCCCCCACAGCCCACAGACCCAGACGTCTTCATCGAGGAGCGGAAGGGAGAGGCCATCTTTGTCAG GTCCTTTGGGGGGTTTGCCTCTCCAGAGAAATATGCTGAGGAAGCCCAGGCACTGGCAAGAACCCTAAAGAATGCAGGTCAGTCATTCCATGAAGACTTCTATTACACTGCTGGCTATGACAGTCCCTTCAAGCTCTTCTATAGGCACAATGAAGTGTGGTATTTCAAGAAGTAA